DNA sequence from the Tenacibaculum mesophilum genome:
TTATAATTGCAGCATTATCTACTATTTTACTAGCAGGATTTGCTGTGCTAACCCCTGTCATTTTAATGGCAGCCATAGATGACTTTATTACAAACAAAGATTTTTCTAGACTATTGTATTTCACAATAGCCATGATTGTGGTTTTATTAATTCAAGTCTTTTTCCAATTTAGTTTTATTTACTACGCTAACTGGGTTGGACAACATATTATTAGAGACATAAGAGCTATCACTTTTAGAAAAATACTCCAATTTAAAATGGGATATTTTGACAACTCTTCAGTAGGTAAATTAGTAACTCGTGTTGTTTCTGATATAGAAACTATTGCTAATTTTTTTACACAAGGTGTTTTTATGATCGTTAGCGATGTTTTGAAAATGATTGTGGTAATAGTCGTAATGCTATATACCAATTGGAAACTAGCAATAATAGCACTTGCAACCTTACCTGTTTTAATTTATGCTACTAAATTATTTCAAATAGCCATAAAATCTACTTTTCAAGATGTAAGAAACCAAGTAGCAAACCTAAACAGCTTTGTTCAGGAAAGAGTTACGGGAATGAAAATAGTTCAGCTTTTTAATAGAGAAAAGATAGAGTATAAAAACTTTATTGATATTAATAACAAACATAAAAAAGCACATGTTAAAACAGTTTGGTATTATTCTATTTTTTTTCCTATCGCAGAGATTTTATCTTCAATTGCAATAGGTTTAATTGTTTGGTATGGTGGTTTACAAGTAGTTGAAAACAAAGCTGCAAGTGTTGGTGCCATTATTGGTTTTATAAAAATGGCTCAAATGCTTTTTAGACCCTTAAGACAAATAGCTGACAAATTTAATCAGTTACAAATGGGGATTGTTGCTGGTGAACGTGTTTTTAACATAATAGACACAGAGAGCTCTATAGATAAGAATGGATCAATTATTGCTAACAACATACAAGGAGCTATTAACTTTAAAGATGTAAAATTTAGCTATATAAAAGGGGAAGAAATTTTAAAAGGTATTAATTTTAGTGTTAAAAAAGGACAAACCGTTGCCATTGTTGGGGCTACAGGAGCCGGAAAATCAACTATAATTAATCTTATAAATCGTTTTTACGAAATAGATAGTGGTGAAATATCTATTGACAATATTCCTGTTCAAGATTACAAAATAACTTCTTTACGTCAAAAAATAGCTGTGGTATTACAAGATGTTTTTTTATTTTCTGATAGTATTTTAAACAACATCACTCTTAAAAATGATAAAATTTCTCTCAAAGAAGTACAAACTGCCGCTAAACAAATAGGAATTCATGAATTTATTATGAGTCTTCCTAACAATTACTATTATAATGTAAAAGAACGTGGTGGTATGTTATCATCTGGTCAACGCCAATTAATTGCTTTCTTACGAGCATATGTTAGTAAACCTAGTATTTTAATTTTAGACGAAGCTACTTCTTCAGTTGATGCACATGCAGAACAAATGATTCAATATGCTACGGATGAAATTACAAAAAATAGAACTTCTATTGTAATTGCTCATCGTTTAGCAACTATTAAAAAGGCTGATATGATTATAGTTATGGACAAAGGATCCATAGTCGAAAAAGGAAATCACATAGAGTTATTAAAAAAACACGACGGCTATTATAAGAATTTGTACGAAAAACAGTTTAATAATGAAACGGTAGTGTAAATAAATTTGTTTACATCAATCAAAATAGTACATTTGTTATTCAATCTAAAAATTAAAAATCAAAAACGATGAAAAAAGTAATTTTATCTGCATTTGTAGTTGCTTCTTTATTAGCAACCTCTTGTAAAAACACAAAAGAAGAAGCTAAAGACGTTAAAAAAGAAGCTGTTGAAACAGTAGACAAAGCTACTGAAGAAACTAAAGAAGCTGCTAAGGAAGTTGAAGAAACTACTGAAGAAGCTGTTAAAGCTGTAGAGTCTGCAATTGAAGGTATCGAAATTCCTGAATTTGAAGATCCAAAAGTAGGTGAATACTTACAGTCTTATACTGAGTATGCTAAAACATACATAGAAGCAAAAGGAGATGTAGTAAAAAACTCTGAATTAGCTCAAAAAGGTGTTGAATTAGCTAGTAAATCACAAGAAATTCTTGGTAATTTAAGTCAAGATGATGCTGTTAAGTTTAGCCAAGTTATGACTGCTATTCAATCTAAAATGGCTCCTGCTCAATAATCTTTTTTGGACAGAACATAAAAAAAGCTCGCAAGTTGCGAGCTTTTTTTATGCCATGACATCTTTTTCTAATTTTTTACGAAGTTCTTCCAGCGACTTATACAACACAAATTCACCATCTTTTATATAAGAAAGCTCACCTGTTTCTTCTGAAACCAATAAACAAAGGGCATCTGTTTTCTCACTAACCCCAATAGCTGCTCTATGGCGTAACCCAAACCTAGAAGGTATTTTAGTACTACTAGAAATAGGTAGTATTACTCGAGTAGCTACAATATAATTATCGCGAATAACTGTTGCTCCATCATGTAACGGGCTATTTTTATAAAAAATACTCTCTATAATTGCTTCATTCACCAAAGCATTCATTTTATCTCCCGTATTAATTAAAAAATCAAGGTTATTTGTTTTTTCAATGACTAATAATGCCCCTGTTTTAGTTTTTGACAAGTTAACACAAGCTGTTAAAATAGTTTCAACATCTGTTTCAGAATGAATTTCAGTTTTTAGAAACTTCAACTGATTTAAAAACCCCTTTTTAGTAGAAAAGTTAGTAGTTCCTATCATTAATAAAAACTTACGAATTTCTTGTTGAAACACAATAATCAATGCTATAACACCACCAGAAAGTAAATAACCTAAAATACCACTTAACATCTCCATGTGCAAGGCTTGAGTAACTTTCCATATTAAAAATATAAATGCAATTCCTATTACAATGTTAATCGCTACGGTTCCTTTTAACAACTTATAGATATAGAAAAGCAACACAGCTACCAAAAAAATATCTAACACATCAAGAAACGAAAAGTTGATGAAATCTAAATTCATTAATTTTTTGAAGTTTTTTAACTTTAAAACAAGCTTTTAGGCATTTTGTCTTTACCTAATAAGTAAATGTAAGGATTTTATTACAACTGTTCCACAATTTTAACCGCCTCAACTGCTTCTTTTACATCGTGCACCCTTAAAATATGGGTTCCGTTTAGCAAAGCAATTGTATTTGCTACAGTAGTAGCATTTAGAGCTTCTTGCGATGTAATTCCTAACAATTTATATAACATAGATTTTCTAGAAACCCCAGTTAAAATAGGAACATCTAAACTTTTAAACATTGATAACCTTTTAAGCAACTCATAGTTTTGATTAAGTGTTTTACCAAAACCAAAACCAACATCTATAATTACATCATTCACCTTTAGCTGACGCAATTTAAAAAGCTGTTCTGCAAAAAAAGAAACCACTTCTGTAACCACATTTTCATATTGAGGATTTTGTTGCATATTTTGCGGTGTTCCCTGCATATGCATCATAATATATGGAACTTGTAATTTTGCCACTGTATCAAACATTTTCACATCCATCTTTCCACCAGAAATATCATTTATAATTCCAGCACCTGCATTTATCGACTCTTCCACTACTCTACTTCTAAATGAGTCTACCGAAAAAATAATTTCAGGAAAATTTTTAACCAACAACTCCACCACAGGAAGCATTCTTTGTAGTTCCTCTTCTTCCGAAATATGCTTTGCTCCTGGTCTTGAAGAATATGCACCTACATCAATAAACGTAGCCCCTTCACTCAACATCTTTTCTGCCTGTACAAGGATATCTCGTTCATTTTTATACTTTCCTCCATCAAAAAAAGAATCAGGAGTAACATTTAAAATCCCCATAACCTTAGGCTTAGTTAAATCCACCAAGGTTCCTTTACAATTAATTGTCATCATGCTAAATTTCCAAGTAAAAATAAATGAAAAGCTTGTAATATTTACTATTTTTGGTCGAATACTTTTAAACAGGAAAGATGCAAGATACCTCAAAACAGTATGATGCTGTAGTTGAAGAATGTAAAAGTTTATTTATAAAAAAAATGAGCGATTATGGTAGTGCTTGGAGGATTTTAAGACTTCCATCATTAACCGATCAAATATTTATCAAAGCTCAACGTATACGCCAATTACAAGAAAATACTGAGCGAAAAGTTGATGAAGGAGAAAAATCAGAATTTATAGGCATTATCAATTATTCGGTAATGGCATTAATTCAAATTGAGTTAGGTATTGTTGAGCAACCTGATTTAACTACCGAAGAGGCTACTACTTTATACGATAAACACATAAAAATCACCAAAGAGTTAATGGAAAACAAAAACCATGATTATGGTGAAGCTTGGAGAGACATGAGAGTTTCTTCGTTAACCGATTTAATTCTGCAAAAACTACTTCGTGTAAAACAAATTGAAAACAATCAAGGCAAAACTTTAGTTTCTGAAGGAATTGATGCTAATTATCAAGATATGATTAATTATGCTATTTTTGCCATGATTCACCTTTCTGAATCAGATAATTAACCTAAAAAACACCCCTATGATTTTAAAAATGCTAACTCATATTTCAAGAGTACTTGTAGGACTTCTTTTTATTTACTCTGGATTTGTAAAATTGATAGATCCAATCGGATCTCAATATAAATTTGAAGAATATTTTGGCGCCGATGTATTAAATTTAGAATTCTTAATTCCTTTCGCTTTACCTTTTTCAATTCTTTTAATTGTTACCGAATTGGTTTTAGGTATTATGCTTTTAGTAGGTTACAAACCTAAACTTACTGTTTGGAGCTTATTTGGTTTAAACCTAGTTTTCTTATTTTTAACTTGGTACTCTTATACCTACAACAAAGTTACAGATTGTGGATGTTTTGGTGACGCTTTAAAACTTACACCTAAAGAAACATTTTACAAGAATGTTGTTTTTATGATTTTTATTGTGATTCTTATTATTGGAGTTAAACACATTAAACCTTTAGTTTCAAATAAATTTGCTTCTTTAACAACCTTTAGCTCTGTTTTTCTATCATTAATTATAACTTATTATGTTTTACAACATTTACCAATTATTGATTTTAGAGCTTATTCTATAGGTACAGATATTGCCAAAGGAATGGAATACCCAGAAGATAGCGACGAACTTCCTCCTATACATGATTTCATGATAGAGACAGACGAAGGAGATAAGTTAGAAGAAATGCTTGCAAAAGAAAAAGCAATGCTTGTTATTATGTCTAATTTAAAGAAAACAGAAAAAGAAGGTATCGCTGATGTTTCTAAGATTGCAAAACAAGCTAGCGAACAAGGTTATGAAATTTATGTATTAACCGCTTCTTACATTGAAGATTTAGCTGCTACCCAAAAAGAATATGGCCTTCCTTACACCTTTGGTTTTTGTGATGAAACTGCTCTAAAAACCGTAATCAGAGCTAACCCTGGTATTGTTACTGTAAAAAAGGGAATCATTTCAGGAAAATGGAATTGGACAGATGCTGACGATGTAGAACTATAAACCGCTATAACATATACATAAAGAAAACCTCACAAATTTGTGAGGTTTTCTTATTTTCGCAATGACATGAAAAGCTCCTGTAGAGATTCTTACAACATCTCATTCAATAAAAAGAGCAAAATTTGGCTATTAACCCAGAAGTATTTTTTGTGAAACAGTTATTATTAGTTTTTATAGGTGGTGGAGCAGGAAGCGTTTTACGATATATTATCGGAAAAGCTCTAAACAGCTCTCAAACAGGAATTCCGTACGGAACTTTTGTTGCTAACATTCTTGGTAGTTTACTTATTGGAATTATTTTAGGACTTGCTACTAAAAACGAAACCATAACACAAAACCACACTTTATTATTAGCTACTGGTTTCTGTGGCGGATTTACAACTTTTTCAACCTTTGCCTATGAAAATCATATCTTTCTAAAATCTGGAGATTTCGCCTCTTTTGCGCTATATACTGTTACTAGCTTTATCATCGGATTTTTAGCTGTTTTCGCAGGAATTTACTTAGTAAATTATTTTTGGACGAATTCACAAACTATTTAAACTACACTTTACCCTAAAAACAAATCTCACTTTGTGAGTAAATTTATATAACAAATGAGTGAACTTATACAATACAAATCAGAAGAAAACTATGTAATCATCACTATTACTAACGGAAAAGCTAATGCTATTTCTCATGAAGTGATTGATGCTTTAAACACCTCTTTTGACAAAGCTGAAAAAGAAGAAAAACCAGTAATACTAACAGGACAACCAGGAATATTCTCTGCTGGTTACGACTTAAAAAGCATGACTCAATCTCCTGAATCAGCTTTAGAATTAGTTACCAAAGGCTCTAATTTATCGCATAGAATGTTGTCTTTTCCTTACCCTATAATTGCAGCTTGTTCTGGACATGCAGTAGCTAAAGGAGCTTTTTTACTCCTATCTGTTGATTACAGACTGGGAATTGAAGGTGATTTTAAAATTGGATTAAACGAAGTTTTAATCGGTATGACCATGCACAATGCCGGTATTGAAATAGCTAAAGCACGTTTAACCCCTGTTTATTTTGAAAGAAGTGTTAGTTGCTCTGAAATTTACAATCCACAAGATGCTATTACCGCTGGTTTTTTAGATAAAATTGTTCCTCAAGAACATCTATTACCTACTGCAATCAAAGTAGCTTCAATGTTTTCTAAACTAAACAAGAAAGCTCATAAAGAAACTAAACTCAAGGTAAGAAAACCATATTTGGATTCGTTAATAAAAGCAATTAAACAAGACAGTGAAGAAGGTTTAACACCTCCTTCAAAATAAAAGAGTCCTGCAATTGCAGGACTCTTTTATTTTGGTTTTTTATATGCCATTACCCCTGCTTTAATTTCTGTATTTAGGTAATTATCACTTGGCGTAATTGGACAAGAATACCTATCACTGTAAGCGCAGTAAGGATTGTAAGCTTTATTAAAATCTACCTCTATAGTTCCATCTTCCTGTATATCGGTCGTATAAATATCTATAAAACGACCACCTTTATACGATGTTTTTCCATTTGTTTTATCTAAAAAAGGTAAAAACAAATGATTTGCATACTCAGGAGTAGGATTTACATCTTGATAAATAGTAAGTTTAAAGTCTTCTCCATCAATAGAAAAAGATAAAACTCCATATTTTCTATACATTACCAACCTGTTTGTTGTTGTAGGAAAATTAGTAATAGGAGTATTAAACGTCTTTTCTAAGTTAGCTTTTACAGTGTACTTTTTATCAATAGGGAAAAAATCTAAGCCTTTAAATTTCTTTAACCCTTTTTTTGTAAGCGGAGATCTTGAAGCATCTTTAAACTTAGCATTCATTTCCTTTTGAAAATTAGAATCTCCTAAAACACTTCTTTTTCCTTGACTGTTACAAGAAAATATTAAAACAACAAAAATTAAGAATAATAACTTTCTCATGTTCCTACTTTAACGTCTATATAAACGCAAAAGTACTGCATAATAACTAAAAA
Encoded proteins:
- a CDS encoding ABC transporter ATP-binding protein; the protein is MSKTTGKAFDIKIFARLMSFAKKYRIRFIIAALSTILLAGFAVLTPVILMAAIDDFITNKDFSRLLYFTIAMIVVLLIQVFFQFSFIYYANWVGQHIIRDIRAITFRKILQFKMGYFDNSSVGKLVTRVVSDIETIANFFTQGVFMIVSDVLKMIVVIVVMLYTNWKLAIIALATLPVLIYATKLFQIAIKSTFQDVRNQVANLNSFVQERVTGMKIVQLFNREKIEYKNFIDINNKHKKAHVKTVWYYSIFFPIAEILSSIAIGLIVWYGGLQVVENKAASVGAIIGFIKMAQMLFRPLRQIADKFNQLQMGIVAGERVFNIIDTESSIDKNGSIIANNIQGAINFKDVKFSYIKGEEILKGINFSVKKGQTVAIVGATGAGKSTIINLINRFYEIDSGEISIDNIPVQDYKITSLRQKIAVVLQDVFLFSDSILNNITLKNDKISLKEVQTAAKQIGIHEFIMSLPNNYYYNVKERGGMLSSGQRQLIAFLRAYVSKPSILILDEATSSVDAHAEQMIQYATDEITKNRTSIVIAHRLATIKKADMIIVMDKGSIVEKGNHIELLKKHDGYYKNLYEKQFNNETVV
- the cdaA gene encoding diadenylate cyclase CdaA codes for the protein MNLDFINFSFLDVLDIFLVAVLLFYIYKLLKGTVAINIVIGIAFIFLIWKVTQALHMEMLSGILGYLLSGGVIALIIVFQQEIRKFLLMIGTTNFSTKKGFLNQLKFLKTEIHSETDVETILTACVNLSKTKTGALLVIEKTNNLDFLINTGDKMNALVNEAIIESIFYKNSPLHDGATVIRDNYIVATRVILPISSSTKIPSRFGLRHRAAIGVSEKTDALCLLVSEETGELSYIKDGEFVLYKSLEELRKKLEKDVMA
- the folP gene encoding dihydropteroate synthase; this translates as MTINCKGTLVDLTKPKVMGILNVTPDSFFDGGKYKNERDILVQAEKMLSEGATFIDVGAYSSRPGAKHISEEEELQRMLPVVELLVKNFPEIIFSVDSFRSRVVEESINAGAGIINDISGGKMDVKMFDTVAKLQVPYIMMHMQGTPQNMQQNPQYENVVTEVVSFFAEQLFKLRQLKVNDVIIDVGFGFGKTLNQNYELLKRLSMFKSLDVPILTGVSRKSMLYKLLGITSQEALNATTVANTIALLNGTHILRVHDVKEAVEAVKIVEQL
- a CDS encoding DUF1599 domain-containing protein, with translation MQDTSKQYDAVVEECKSLFIKKMSDYGSAWRILRLPSLTDQIFIKAQRIRQLQENTERKVDEGEKSEFIGIINYSVMALIQIELGIVEQPDLTTEEATTLYDKHIKITKELMENKNHDYGEAWRDMRVSSLTDLILQKLLRVKQIENNQGKTLVSEGIDANYQDMINYAIFAMIHLSESDN
- a CDS encoding BT_3928 family protein, producing MILKMLTHISRVLVGLLFIYSGFVKLIDPIGSQYKFEEYFGADVLNLEFLIPFALPFSILLIVTELVLGIMLLVGYKPKLTVWSLFGLNLVFLFLTWYSYTYNKVTDCGCFGDALKLTPKETFYKNVVFMIFIVILIIGVKHIKPLVSNKFASLTTFSSVFLSLIITYYVLQHLPIIDFRAYSIGTDIAKGMEYPEDSDELPPIHDFMIETDEGDKLEEMLAKEKAMLVIMSNLKKTEKEGIADVSKIAKQASEQGYEIYVLTASYIEDLAATQKEYGLPYTFGFCDETALKTVIRANPGIVTVKKGIISGKWNWTDADDVEL
- the crcB gene encoding fluoride efflux transporter CrcB; this encodes MKQLLLVFIGGGAGSVLRYIIGKALNSSQTGIPYGTFVANILGSLLIGIILGLATKNETITQNHTLLLATGFCGGFTTFSTFAYENHIFLKSGDFASFALYTVTSFIIGFLAVFAGIYLVNYFWTNSQTI
- a CDS encoding crotonase/enoyl-CoA hydratase family protein, with product MSELIQYKSEENYVIITITNGKANAISHEVIDALNTSFDKAEKEEKPVILTGQPGIFSAGYDLKSMTQSPESALELVTKGSNLSHRMLSFPYPIIAACSGHAVAKGAFLLLSVDYRLGIEGDFKIGLNEVLIGMTMHNAGIEIAKARLTPVYFERSVSCSEIYNPQDAITAGFLDKIVPQEHLLPTAIKVASMFSKLNKKAHKETKLKVRKPYLDSLIKAIKQDSEEGLTPPSK
- a CDS encoding DUF1684 domain-containing protein gives rise to the protein MRKLLFLIFVVLIFSCNSQGKRSVLGDSNFQKEMNAKFKDASRSPLTKKGLKKFKGLDFFPIDKKYTVKANLEKTFNTPITNFPTTTNRLVMYRKYGVLSFSIDGEDFKLTIYQDVNPTPEYANHLFLPFLDKTNGKTSYKGGRFIDIYTTDIQEDGTIEVDFNKAYNPYCAYSDRYSCPITPSDNYLNTEIKAGVMAYKKPK